A genomic region of Coriobacteriaceae bacterium contains the following coding sequences:
- a CDS encoding HAMP domain-containing histidine kinase, whose product MARLKTEQARSMWTRLVIRYVLALVVFTVIYAVMLVTLGSGISRALGNYIADSTSEWHYVSVDEFNDLMTSGQLNSSNLQVIELGPYSNYRDTLGIGASAQNGSAVSGEASTDQGLGLEDDASTLTQDEKQKILQEKGLSVEGTPIVAYRDLSTYNDFKVLKPLVAIVLYILGLFIITLLFMRRPVRAVDSIAGVLADPGLVKGDAAELPKNLKSTQSELELLQMRIVRDEMAAKAAEERKNELVTYLAHDIRTPLTSVRGYLELISEADGMSAERQREFAGRALLKADRLESLVEELFEITRYNMQNIPIERENLDVGLLCQQIAEEFYPQAQSRNLAIEVDAPVGLTAFWDSSRMGRVLENVLKNAMVHGSANSTVTIRAMQDGQDDDVIILSVSNQGKEISPEHLEHVFDRFYRGDAARGQATGGAGLGLAITKEIVETHGGEIRADSEGGLTTFTIRLPR is encoded by the coding sequence ATGGCTAGGCTCAAGACCGAACAGGCGCGTTCCATGTGGACGCGCCTGGTCATCCGCTACGTGCTTGCACTCGTCGTTTTCACGGTCATTTACGCGGTCATGCTCGTGACGTTGGGCAGCGGGATTTCCAGAGCCCTTGGCAATTACATTGCGGATTCGACATCCGAATGGCATTACGTGTCGGTCGACGAGTTCAACGACCTGATGACGAGCGGCCAACTCAACAGTTCGAATCTGCAGGTCATCGAGCTAGGGCCTTATAGCAACTACCGGGATACGCTAGGTATCGGCGCATCGGCGCAAAACGGTTCTGCCGTGTCGGGCGAGGCATCAACGGATCAGGGCTTGGGCCTTGAGGACGATGCGAGCACCCTGACGCAAGACGAGAAGCAAAAGATTCTCCAGGAAAAGGGTCTTTCCGTCGAGGGGACTCCCATCGTCGCGTATCGCGACTTGAGCACCTACAACGACTTCAAGGTGCTCAAACCGCTCGTGGCCATCGTGCTCTACATCTTGGGACTCTTCATCATCACCTTGCTCTTCATGCGCAGGCCGGTGCGTGCCGTCGATAGCATCGCAGGTGTGCTTGCGGATCCGGGCCTGGTGAAAGGTGATGCCGCCGAGCTACCCAAGAACCTCAAGTCCACGCAGTCCGAGCTCGAGCTGTTGCAGATGCGCATCGTTCGTGACGAAATGGCGGCCAAGGCCGCGGAGGAGCGCAAGAACGAGCTCGTTACCTACCTGGCCCATGACATACGCACGCCGCTTACTTCGGTGCGCGGGTATCTCGAGCTCATCAGCGAAGCCGATGGGATGAGTGCCGAGCGTCAGCGGGAGTTTGCCGGCCGGGCACTGCTCAAGGCCGACCGCCTCGAGTCCCTTGTCGAGGAGCTTTTCGAGATAACCCGCTACAACATGCAGAACATCCCCATAGAGCGCGAAAACCTTGACGTTGGCTTGCTGTGTCAGCAGATTGCCGAGGAGTTCTATCCGCAGGCGCAGTCGCGCAATCTCGCCATCGAAGTCGATGCCCCGGTGGGATTGACCGCCTTCTGGGATTCGTCGCGCATGGGACGCGTGCTCGAGAACGTCCTCAAGAACGCCATGGTACATGGGAGTGCCAATAGCACGGTCACCATACGGGCGATGCAAGACGGACAAGACGACGATGTCATCATCCTGTCCGTGAGCAATCAGGGCAAGGAGATATCCCCCGAACACCTCGAGCATGTATTCGATCGCTTCTACCGAGGCGATGCGGCTCGTGGGCAGGCGACGGGTGGCGCCGGCCTGGGTCTTGCGATCACCAAGGAAATCGTCGAGACCCATGGGGGAGAGATCAGGGCGGACAGCGAAGGCGGGCTGACCACCTTCACCATCCGCCTACCGCGATAA
- a CDS encoding SDR family oxidoreductase — translation MGKRFEDKVAVVTGAANGIGHCIVCRLLEEGAKVAALDIEGDTLAREFEGNENITIYPLDVADYAMCNKVVDEVLEAYGHIDILFSNAGVIRRGSVQSTTEEEWRRVIDINLNGCFWMDQAVAKSMIERGIKGAIVNTSSCTSRTVSKNTGAYAASKAGVSQLTKWLALELAEHGIRVNAFGPGTSMTRITEGTRNDPERNAQFLANIPMGRYGAPEEAANVALFLASDDASYVTGETLVEDGGFTLF, via the coding sequence ATGGGCAAGAGGTTCGAGGATAAGGTGGCCGTGGTGACGGGCGCGGCAAACGGCATTGGCCATTGCATTGTCTGCCGCCTTCTCGAAGAGGGTGCCAAGGTCGCGGCGCTCGATATCGAGGGTGACACGTTGGCACGCGAATTCGAGGGCAACGAGAACATCACGATCTATCCCCTCGACGTTGCCGATTACGCCATGTGCAACAAGGTGGTTGACGAGGTGCTCGAGGCATACGGGCATATCGACATCCTTTTCAGCAACGCAGGCGTCATCAGACGCGGGAGCGTGCAGAGCACGACCGAGGAGGAATGGCGGCGCGTCATCGACATCAACCTCAATGGCTGCTTCTGGATGGACCAGGCCGTGGCGAAGTCGATGATCGAACGCGGAATAAAGGGCGCCATCGTCAACACGAGCTCATGCACGTCGCGCACGGTCTCCAAGAACACCGGCGCGTACGCCGCCAGCAAGGCGGGTGTGTCCCAGCTGACCAAATGGCTCGCCCTGGAGCTTGCCGAACATGGAATCCGCGTCAATGCCTTCGGGCCGGGCACGAGCATGACGCGCATCACCGAGGGCACGAGGAATGACCCCGAGCGTAACGCGCAGTTTCTCGCCAACATTCCCATGGGCCGCTATGGCGCTCCCGAGGAGGCCGCAAACGTCGCGCTGTTCCTGGCAAGTGACGACGCTTCCTACGTTACCGGCGAGACCTTGGTTGAGGATGGCGGCTTTACGCTGTTCTAG
- a CDS encoding TSUP family transporter — MEFLIVCPLVFLAGLVDAIAGGGGLISLPAYFFAGLPVHNAIATNKLSSTMGTTVATIRYVMYGYMVKWLVVLGVACGLLGSFLGSNLALVADSVVLMVFMLVSLPLIAYIVLRTRDLDKFADRPLSRTRTFALTGVVAFAIGIYDGFYGPGTGTFLILLLTTLAHLPLEQAQGTTKAINLSTNFAALVVFLASGNAIVVLGLVAGLFNIAGNWIGATLFHKKGSSITRPIMLVVIVLFAIKLASDLISLVG; from the coding sequence ATGGAGTTCCTGATCGTCTGTCCGCTCGTCTTTCTGGCGGGCCTTGTCGATGCCATAGCCGGTGGCGGGGGATTGATTTCCCTTCCCGCCTACTTCTTCGCGGGCCTTCCCGTCCACAACGCGATTGCCACCAACAAGCTCTCGAGCACGATGGGCACGACCGTTGCCACCATTCGGTACGTGATGTACGGCTACATGGTGAAGTGGCTCGTCGTTCTCGGCGTCGCTTGTGGGCTGCTCGGCTCGTTTCTAGGGTCAAACCTCGCCCTCGTGGCCGACAGTGTGGTGCTCATGGTCTTCATGCTCGTGTCGCTACCTTTGATTGCCTATATCGTGCTTCGAACGCGTGATTTGGATAAGTTTGCCGATAGGCCGCTCTCGCGGACGAGGACCTTCGCGCTTACGGGAGTGGTAGCATTCGCGATCGGCATATACGATGGCTTTTACGGACCCGGGACGGGCACCTTCCTCATCCTGCTACTCACCACGCTTGCGCATCTCCCGCTCGAACAGGCACAGGGAACAACCAAGGCGATTAACCTTTCCACCAACTTTGCCGCGCTCGTGGTCTTTCTGGCAAGCGGAAACGCCATCGTCGTTCTCGGACTCGTGGCCGGTCTCTTCAACATCGCGGGCAATTGGATTGGCGCGACACTCTTCCACAAGAAGGGCTCGTCAATCACGCGCCCCATCATGCTCGTGGTCATCGTGCTCTTTGCCATTAAGCTTGCAAGCGATCTCATATCCCTCGTGGGCTAG
- a CDS encoding DUF6198 family protein — MFVGLICIALGIALAKLATMGTSPISSVPAVMTEVSEVYGMSMTMGMWTFVFNLSYFLLELALLRRAFKPVQFLQIPLFFVLSVFVDVWLGTFGPMAPEGYTQQLVWLLASIAVLGFGIRVQLAADLLMTPGDAAVQVLAYVSRQRFSRCKVFWDVSLMSLAALISLLALGGLYQVREGTIISALLVGPMVRLVDRIGSCLSWVIPPAAHTLVAPLCPETNVRLQADATPGDVVEPDYAE, encoded by the coding sequence ATGTTTGTCGGGCTCATCTGCATTGCACTTGGCATAGCGCTTGCCAAGCTCGCGACCATGGGAACCTCACCTATTTCGAGCGTTCCGGCTGTCATGACCGAGGTGAGTGAGGTCTACGGTATGTCTATGACCATGGGCATGTGGACCTTTGTCTTCAATTTGAGCTACTTCTTGCTCGAACTTGCCTTGTTACGCCGGGCGTTCAAGCCCGTCCAGTTCCTGCAGATTCCGTTGTTTTTCGTGCTCTCCGTATTCGTGGACGTCTGGCTCGGGACATTTGGCCCGATGGCTCCCGAAGGTTACACGCAACAGCTCGTCTGGCTGCTTGCCTCCATCGCCGTGCTGGGATTTGGCATTAGGGTGCAGCTCGCTGCAGATTTGCTTATGACGCCCGGTGATGCGGCTGTACAGGTACTTGCATACGTATCGCGACAGCGCTTCAGCCGTTGCAAGGTCTTCTGGGACGTTTCGCTCATGAGCCTGGCCGCCCTCATTTCGCTACTTGCACTCGGTGGTCTCTACCAGGTGCGCGAGGGTACTATTATTTCTGCGCTGCTTGTCGGACCAATGGTGCGTCTCGTCGACCGCATAGGCTCCTGTCTTTCCTGGGTTATTCCACCGGCCGCACATACGCTCGTCGCACCGTTGTGTCCCGAAACGAATGTGCGGCTGCAGGCTGATGCGACGCCCGGCGATGTTGTTGAACCTGACTATGCCGAATAG
- a CDS encoding FAD-dependent oxidoreductase: MQEFEHLMSPIEIAPSFKMKNRIMKAPQSTWRWNLDGTADGSAGIDLYESMAKGGVGAIDIAGINWEPPVGGGIYLCAYDDRFIPGLTELAERLHQYDCRVIGQLHHGGPLAPVQGGGRPICASTLEVEDLPTPPPEGLATHGLTHDELVEKRQLIVDAAVRLWKAGFDGVEIHAAHGYFLNSFLSPIWNHRDDEYGPQTAESRTRIMKEIHDMVRDACGPDFVIGTRINGQEWSPLVSGGITPELAVENAKALESYGYQYISVSGYGYGKLPFRYCPDYFPYPDPEPFMAPYMEDFNDLGILMPGIRAVKKAVDVPVIGVGRMDEVKGERVLREGYADIIAYGRYLWADPEFANKVKEGRIDEIRRCNRCASCEDPVTSPRICRVNPALGRERELELKPVETSKKVMVIGGGTAGMQCALDAAERGFDVTIYEKKGELGGRIKLASMIKGDKDEDVMPLFDYLTTMIEKSNVTVKLKTEVTLDLVKREKPDIVALADSSPYFIPDIEGIDRKNVFTIPAMTKLASIPMKMFGPRKLATMSEKVFPVGKKIVILGAGAEGAQCATFLAHRGKEVVLLAATEDVGGLVPQKYKVRLVPWFEEHGVRIVYNSRLLRIEKKSVTVEVDGKAEEIACDSVMVMLPEQHDPSFYEQLAQIVSEVYEIGSTLGGDNAFLKHAMLDGRLAAVKM; encoded by the coding sequence ATGCAAGAATTCGAACATCTCATGTCACCCATCGAAATCGCTCCGAGCTTCAAGATGAAAAACAGGATCATGAAGGCGCCTCAGTCAACGTGGAGGTGGAATCTCGACGGTACCGCCGATGGCAGCGCGGGCATTGATCTGTACGAAAGCATGGCCAAGGGCGGTGTCGGTGCCATCGATATAGCCGGCATCAACTGGGAACCACCAGTAGGTGGTGGCATCTACCTCTGTGCCTACGATGACAGGTTCATCCCTGGCCTCACCGAGCTTGCCGAGCGTCTGCACCAGTACGATTGCCGCGTAATCGGCCAGCTCCATCATGGCGGCCCGCTCGCCCCCGTGCAAGGCGGCGGCAGGCCCATCTGCGCCTCGACGCTCGAAGTCGAAGACCTTCCCACCCCTCCTCCCGAGGGCCTCGCGACCCATGGTCTCACCCACGACGAGCTCGTCGAGAAACGCCAGCTTATCGTCGATGCAGCCGTGCGATTGTGGAAGGCCGGTTTTGACGGCGTGGAAATCCACGCGGCCCACGGCTACTTCCTCAATAGCTTCCTCAGCCCCATCTGGAACCACCGCGATGACGAGTACGGCCCCCAGACGGCCGAGAGCCGCACGCGCATCATGAAGGAGATCCATGACATGGTGCGCGACGCATGCGGGCCGGACTTCGTCATAGGCACGCGCATCAACGGCCAGGAATGGTCTCCGCTCGTCTCGGGCGGCATCACGCCCGAGCTCGCCGTCGAGAATGCCAAGGCCCTCGAATCCTATGGTTACCAGTACATAAGCGTATCGGGATATGGATACGGCAAGCTCCCGTTCCGCTACTGTCCCGACTACTTCCCCTACCCCGATCCCGAGCCCTTCATGGCACCCTATATGGAGGATTTCAACGATCTTGGCATCCTCATGCCGGGAATCCGGGCCGTCAAAAAAGCCGTTGACGTTCCGGTCATCGGTGTCGGCCGCATGGATGAGGTCAAGGGCGAACGCGTGCTGCGAGAAGGGTATGCCGATATCATCGCCTACGGACGCTACCTCTGGGCCGATCCCGAGTTCGCCAACAAGGTCAAGGAGGGTCGTATCGACGAGATTCGCCGATGCAATCGCTGTGCGAGCTGCGAGGACCCCGTCACGTCCCCTCGCATCTGCCGTGTGAACCCCGCGCTCGGACGAGAACGCGAGCTTGAGCTCAAACCCGTCGAGACAAGCAAGAAGGTCATGGTAATCGGCGGTGGCACGGCGGGAATGCAATGCGCGCTCGATGCCGCCGAACGCGGATTCGACGTGACGATATACGAGAAGAAAGGCGAGCTCGGAGGCCGCATCAAGCTTGCCTCCATGATAAAGGGTGACAAGGACGAAGATGTCATGCCGCTTTTCGATTACCTCACCACCATGATCGAGAAGTCAAATGTCACCGTCAAGCTCAAGACCGAGGTGACGTTGGATCTCGTGAAACGAGAGAAACCGGACATCGTCGCGCTCGCAGACAGCTCGCCCTACTTCATTCCCGACATCGAGGGCATCGATCGAAAGAACGTCTTTACGATACCGGCGATGACCAAGCTCGCCTCCATCCCCATGAAGATGTTTGGTCCCAGGAAGCTCGCGACCATGAGCGAGAAGGTCTTCCCCGTCGGCAAGAAGATCGTGATTCTGGGTGCCGGCGCCGAGGGAGCCCAATGCGCGACGTTCTTGGCTCATCGCGGCAAGGAAGTCGTCCTCCTTGCCGCGACCGAAGATGTTGGCGGCCTCGTGCCCCAAAAGTACAAGGTACGCCTCGTTCCGTGGTTCGAGGAGCATGGCGTGCGAATCGTCTATAACTCACGACTGCTGCGCATCGAGAAGAAGTCGGTGACTGTCGAGGTCGATGGGAAAGCCGAGGAAATTGCCTGCGATAGCGTGATGGTCATGCTTCCGGAGCAACATGACCCCAGCTTCTACGAACAGCTTGCGCAGATCGTGTCCGAGGTCTACGAAATCGGCTCGACCTTAGGCGGAGACAACGCCTTCCTGAAACATGCGATGCTCGACGGACGCTTGGCGGCCGTGAAGATGTAA
- a CDS encoding pyridoxamine 5'-phosphate oxidase family protein, which yields MDEVYEFLKEKAPTYYLATVENGDPRVRPFGTVDLFEGKLYIQTGKNKRVYRQIMDHPQVEICACVGPEWLRLSGELVPDDRVEAKKHMLDNYPALRGMYDENDDNTIVLYFKNATATFESLADGSKRTVGW from the coding sequence ATGGACGAGGTCTACGAGTTTCTCAAGGAAAAGGCACCTACGTATTACCTGGCAACGGTCGAGAACGGCGACCCGCGCGTGCGGCCTTTCGGCACCGTCGACCTCTTCGAGGGGAAGCTCTATATCCAGACGGGCAAGAACAAGAGGGTCTACCGGCAGATTATGGATCATCCGCAGGTCGAGATATGCGCCTGTGTCGGCCCTGAGTGGCTGCGTCTTTCCGGCGAGCTCGTGCCCGATGACCGCGTGGAGGCCAAGAAGCACATGCTCGACAACTATCCTGCGCTGCGTGGCATGTACGACGAGAACGACGACAACACCATCGTTCTGTACTTCAAGAACGCGACGGCGACCTTCGAATCCCTGGCGGATGGCTCCAAGCGCACAGTAGGTTGGTAA
- a CDS encoding FAD-dependent oxidoreductase, whose amino-acid sequence MGGFEKLMSPLEITPKIIFKNRIMKTGQSTFRWNDDGTADGSAAIGLYESIAAGGAAAVVIGGVMWDDMPGRYCNVWDDKFIPGLTELAEAVHRHDSYIIGQLHHGGPSAAVLGEGRPFSSSTIETEDLPIPEPEGRATRGLSVEEIHEKEKLIVEGAVRMKKAGFDGVEVHAAHGYLLNSFLSPIWNKRDDEYAFENVANRTRVMAELYQMIRQACGPDFLIGTRINGIEFSPLTGNNGITPDMARDTAIALEMIGYQYISVTGYGYGELPFRFIPDYFPYPDPEPHMRPYMKDYEDMGLLLPAAKYIHDAVKVPVVCVGRMDEVKGERALEEGYADIIGFGRYLWADPEFPNKVKEGRIDEIRRCNRCGSCQDPLVSPRICRVNPALGREKELALTPVSERKKVMVIGGGPAGMQAAIDAAARGHDVDLYERSGELGGRLKLASMIKGNKVEDIMPIYDYLTTMVGKSDVRVHLNEEASAELVRRERPDVVILANSSPYLIPDIPGIDGGNVYTIPGLSKLAKLPLKLFSPEFIHKASRHFMPVGKKIVVLGAGAEGAQCATFMAHCGKDVTLLSEDDDIGGLVPVPYKVRLEPWFEENGVEVVHNATCKEIRKGLVIAEVDGRERTFGCDSVLVMLPEKRDATFCDELRNAGVEVVEIGSTLGGDNAFVKHAIIDGREAACRI is encoded by the coding sequence ATGGGTGGCTTCGAAAAACTTATGTCTCCGCTGGAGATCACGCCGAAGATTATCTTCAAGAACCGCATCATGAAGACGGGCCAGTCAACGTTTCGCTGGAACGATGACGGCACCGCCGATGGAAGCGCGGCAATCGGCTTGTACGAGAGCATCGCCGCAGGCGGCGCGGCGGCCGTGGTCATCGGTGGCGTTATGTGGGATGACATGCCCGGGCGCTACTGCAACGTCTGGGATGACAAGTTCATCCCGGGCTTGACCGAGCTCGCGGAGGCCGTGCATCGTCACGATAGCTATATCATAGGCCAGCTTCACCATGGTGGGCCTTCCGCGGCCGTACTCGGCGAAGGGCGACCCTTCAGCTCGTCGACAATCGAGACCGAGGACCTTCCCATTCCCGAACCCGAGGGGCGCGCGACACGCGGGCTCTCGGTCGAGGAGATTCACGAGAAGGAGAAGCTCATCGTCGAGGGCGCCGTGCGCATGAAGAAGGCCGGATTTGACGGTGTCGAGGTGCATGCCGCACATGGATACCTGCTCAACAGCTTCCTCAGCCCCATATGGAACAAGCGTGATGACGAGTATGCCTTCGAGAACGTGGCCAATCGTACGCGTGTCATGGCAGAGCTCTACCAGATGATTCGGCAGGCATGCGGTCCCGACTTTCTCATCGGCACGCGCATCAACGGCATCGAGTTCTCGCCCTTGACGGGAAATAACGGCATCACGCCCGACATGGCGCGCGACACCGCCATAGCGCTCGAGATGATTGGATACCAATACATCAGCGTGACCGGATATGGTTATGGCGAGCTTCCGTTCCGCTTCATTCCGGATTACTTTCCGTATCCCGACCCCGAGCCCCACATGCGTCCTTACATGAAGGACTACGAGGACATGGGACTGCTGCTTCCGGCGGCAAAGTACATCCACGATGCCGTCAAGGTGCCTGTCGTGTGCGTCGGTCGCATGGACGAGGTCAAGGGCGAGCGCGCGCTCGAGGAAGGCTATGCCGATATCATCGGCTTTGGTCGCTACCTGTGGGCAGACCCCGAGTTTCCCAACAAGGTGAAGGAGGGACGCATCGACGAGATTCGCCGGTGCAATCGCTGCGGGTCGTGCCAGGACCCGCTCGTCTCACCGCGTATCTGCCGTGTGAACCCCGCGCTCGGGCGCGAGAAGGAGCTCGCCCTTACGCCTGTCAGTGAAAGGAAGAAGGTGATGGTCATCGGCGGAGGTCCTGCTGGCATGCAGGCGGCCATTGACGCGGCGGCTCGCGGCCATGACGTGGACTTGTACGAGAGGTCCGGCGAGCTAGGTGGTAGGCTCAAGCTGGCATCGATGATCAAGGGCAACAAGGTCGAGGACATCATGCCCATCTACGATTACCTCACCACCATGGTGGGCAAGTCCGACGTGCGGGTGCATCTCAACGAGGAGGCCTCGGCAGAGCTCGTCAGGCGAGAGAGACCCGATGTGGTCATTCTCGCCAACAGCTCGCCATATCTGATTCCCGATATTCCCGGTATCGACGGCGGCAACGTGTACACCATCCCCGGTCTTTCGAAGCTCGCGAAACTCCCGCTCAAGCTCTTCAGCCCCGAGTTCATACATAAGGCGAGCAGGCATTTCATGCCCGTGGGCAAGAAGATAGTCGTTTTGGGTGCCGGTGCCGAGGGTGCGCAGTGCGCAACGTTCATGGCCCACTGCGGAAAGGATGTCACGCTGCTCTCGGAAGACGATGACATCGGCGGATTGGTGCCCGTGCCATACAAGGTGCGTTTGGAGCCCTGGTTCGAGGAAAACGGCGTCGAGGTCGTGCACAATGCCACATGCAAGGAGATCCGCAAGGGTCTCGTCATTGCGGAGGTGGATGGCAGGGAGCGCACCTTTGGCTGCGACAGCGTTCTCGTCATGCTTCCCGAGAAGCGCGATGCCACGTTTTGCGATGAGCTCAGGAACGCGGGTGTCGAGGTCGTGGAGATTGGTTCCACGCTGGGAGGCGATAACGCGTTCGTCAAGCACGCCATCATCGATGGCAGAGAGGCTGCATGCCGGATTTAG
- a CDS encoding EthD family reductase, whose product MISRMGLLKRKEGTTQEEFKDYWLNVHGPIAAEMKNLRHYSQHAVCDNEHRHPLGQGPIIIDGYSELQFDSYGDMVEGVMSLDGKGADDVPKFADPHNPILVCVKKFVKHTPKYLLNGDKPLIKRVSFMGRAEGVSAEEWMYQWWDVHTEMVHTMPGYVGYAQNLVIDRIVNGVSVHYDELPVEGVVEFWFENMDAFNECYDSPEFKRTSQHGSEFIGAINTYLTEVHDIL is encoded by the coding sequence ATGATTAGCAGAATGGGTCTCTTGAAGCGCAAAGAGGGCACGACGCAAGAAGAGTTCAAGGATTACTGGCTCAACGTCCATGGTCCCATCGCCGCAGAGATGAAGAACCTGCGCCATTACTCTCAGCATGCGGTATGCGACAACGAGCATCGTCATCCCTTGGGCCAGGGTCCCATCATCATCGATGGCTATTCCGAGCTGCAGTTTGATAGCTATGGCGACATGGTCGAGGGCGTCATGTCGTTAGACGGCAAGGGTGCCGATGACGTTCCGAAGTTCGCTGACCCGCATAATCCCATTCTCGTTTGCGTGAAGAAGTTCGTGAAACACACTCCCAAATACTTGTTGAATGGCGACAAGCCGCTTATCAAGCGCGTGTCGTTCATGGGTCGAGCCGAGGGCGTGAGCGCCGAGGAGTGGATGTACCAGTGGTGGGACGTTCACACCGAAATGGTGCACACCATGCCGGGTTACGTTGGCTATGCGCAGAATCTCGTGATCGATCGCATCGTCAACGGCGTTTCCGTCCATTATGACGAGCTTCCTGTCGAGGGCGTCGTCGAGTTCTGGTTCGAGAACATGGATGCCTTCAACGAATGCTACGACTCTCCCGAGTTCAAGAGGACGTCGCAGCATGGCAGCGAGTTTATCGGTGCGATTAACACGTATCTTACCGAGGTGCACGACATACTCTAG
- a CDS encoding helix-turn-helix transcriptional regulator: protein MDPNSIDRLTSCMLTQVLTKILGGKWKPFIIWYLSLQPHQRARYGELKKIIPYKISDKMFSQHLNELEETGMLERVVVEDKPLWVDYLLTPDGISMANLLYLIRDWGVVHRNFSVEALKQTKGFLNDGKLEYGTVGEDGKIDKTREHIVWYFDTACDEDEAEE, encoded by the coding sequence ATGGATCCTAACAGTATCGACAGGTTAACCTCATGCATGCTCACGCAGGTCCTCACAAAGATCTTGGGTGGCAAGTGGAAGCCGTTCATCATCTGGTACCTGAGCTTGCAACCTCATCAACGTGCGCGCTACGGCGAGCTCAAGAAGATCATCCCGTACAAGATATCGGACAAGATGTTCTCGCAGCATCTCAACGAGCTCGAGGAGACGGGCATGCTCGAACGCGTCGTGGTCGAAGACAAGCCCCTGTGGGTCGACTATCTCCTCACGCCAGACGGCATCAGCATGGCAAACCTCCTGTATCTCATTCGCGATTGGGGCGTCGTGCACCGTAACTTCTCGGTTGAGGCACTCAAGCAAACGAAGGGCTTCCTCAACGATGGCAAGCTCGAATACGGCACCGTGGGTGAGGACGGCAAGATCGACAAGACGCGCGAGCACATTGTCTGGTACTTCGACACCGCGTGTGACGAGGACGAGGCAGAAGAATAG
- a CDS encoding MFS transporter, giving the protein MAKEVQPAQKNASLFKSILSGCLGNVLEWYDYGLYGYFAVVISAEFFTSEDPVVGILMSFMVFGVGFVVRPIGGLIMGAYADKHGRVKSLTVTIMAIGICTMLMGCLPTYEQIGIMAPILLTVLRLLQGLATGGEFGSALTFISEFNNGKNTSFLVSWQPFSVGVGMLIGSITGLICTSVLSQPDLYACGWRIPFLIGIVVAIYGVYLRKSVPEPPEFEKMKEQKKAAEEDHTPVKVLFKKHWVAMITNIGLLAGTSVSYYLLVTYLPTYIKEFVGGTMLEGFIVNTAVVAVYLVLCPFAGMFADKFGRRKSVIIACLGFIVLAYPVFWAVINGHAVMIMICALACLLPFQSLNAVAVATAASEVYPTETRNSGVGLAYNLAAAVFGGMAPAIATAIIAGTGNAISLAFFIIAADVVSIVVAIFLMKRYYRKDGTPVNS; this is encoded by the coding sequence ATGGCAAAAGAAGTTCAACCCGCCCAGAAGAACGCATCGCTTTTCAAGTCGATACTCTCTGGATGCCTGGGTAACGTCCTGGAATGGTACGACTATGGCCTATACGGTTACTTTGCGGTTGTCATTTCCGCGGAGTTCTTCACGTCCGAAGATCCCGTTGTCGGCATTCTCATGAGTTTCATGGTGTTTGGCGTCGGCTTCGTCGTGCGTCCCATTGGCGGCCTCATCATGGGAGCCTACGCGGATAAGCACGGGCGCGTGAAGTCGCTCACCGTCACCATCATGGCGATAGGCATATGCACCATGCTCATGGGGTGTCTGCCGACCTATGAGCAGATCGGCATCATGGCGCCCATCCTGCTCACGGTCCTGCGCTTGCTGCAGGGTCTGGCGACTGGTGGCGAATTCGGATCCGCCCTCACGTTCATCTCCGAGTTCAACAACGGCAAGAACACCTCCTTCCTCGTCAGCTGGCAGCCGTTCAGCGTCGGCGTCGGCATGCTCATCGGATCCATCACCGGTCTGATCTGCACGTCGGTCCTATCCCAGCCCGACCTCTACGCCTGCGGTTGGCGCATTCCGTTCCTCATCGGCATCGTCGTTGCCATCTATGGCGTCTACTTGCGCAAAAGCGTGCCCGAGCCTCCCGAGTTCGAGAAGATGAAGGAGCAGAAGAAGGCCGCCGAGGAAGATCACACGCCCGTCAAGGTCCTCTTCAAGAAGCACTGGGTCGCCATGATCACCAACATCGGCCTGCTTGCCGGCACCAGCGTCTCCTACTACCTGTTGGTGACCTACCTGCCTACCTATATCAAGGAGTTCGTCGGCGGGACCATGCTCGAGGGCTTTATCGTCAATACCGCCGTCGTTGCCGTATATTTGGTCCTCTGCCCGTTTGCGGGCATGTTCGCGGATAAGTTCGGGCGCAGGAAGTCCGTCATCATCGCGTGCCTGGGATTCATCGTGCTTGCCTACCCGGTCTTCTGGGCCGTCATCAACGGGCATGCCGTGATGATCATGATCTGCGCCCTTGCATGCCTGCTTCCCTTCCAGTCACTCAACGCGGTGGCAGTGGCGACGGCGGCATCCGAGGTGTACCCCACCGAAACGCGCAACAGCGGTGTCGGCCTTGCCTATAACCTCGCAGCCGCCGTTTTCGGCGGCATGGCTCCGGCCATTGCGACGGCGATTATTGCGGGGACGGGAAATGCCATTTCCCTGGCCTTCTTCATCATCGCCGCTGACGTCGTCTCAATCGTGGTCGCGATCTTCCTCATGAAGCGCTACTACCGCAAGGATGGTACGCCGGTCAATAGCTAG